The following proteins are co-located in the Billgrantia tianxiuensis genome:
- the kynA gene encoding tryptophan 2,3-dioxygenase: MTRKSNEAPRGGALDLSQEGVHWDQPMSYGEYLQLGPLLSAQQPGTAEHDEMLFIVIHQVSELWLKQCLHEAHAAAANIAADRLRPAFKMLTRVARIQAQMINAWEVLVTMTPADYARFRDSLGQSSGFQSFQYRELEFLLGNKNAAMVEVHRRHPAHYQRLREVLHAPSLYDITLQLLARRGFDLPESVIERDWSEPYRPSTEVEQAWADIYRDVGRHWELYELAEKLVDTEYHFQQWRFSHLKTVERIIGQKPGTGGTGGASYLAKALDLQFFPELWSVRTTLEEGAS; encoded by the coding sequence ATGACGAGGAAGAGCAACGAAGCGCCGCGCGGCGGTGCGCTGGACCTCTCGCAGGAGGGCGTCCATTGGGACCAGCCGATGAGCTACGGCGAATACCTGCAGTTGGGGCCGCTGCTGTCGGCCCAGCAGCCGGGTACCGCGGAGCATGACGAGATGCTGTTCATCGTCATCCATCAGGTCTCCGAGCTGTGGCTCAAGCAGTGCCTGCATGAGGCCCATGCCGCCGCCGCCAACATCGCCGCCGACCGCTTGCGCCCGGCGTTCAAGATGCTCACCCGGGTGGCTCGGATCCAGGCGCAGATGATCAACGCCTGGGAGGTGCTGGTGACCATGACGCCGGCCGACTACGCGCGCTTTCGCGACAGCCTGGGCCAGAGCTCGGGCTTCCAGTCCTTCCAGTATCGCGAGCTGGAGTTCCTGCTCGGCAACAAGAATGCAGCGATGGTCGAGGTGCACCGTCGGCATCCGGCGCATTATCAGCGGCTCCGCGAAGTGCTGCATGCGCCCAGCCTCTACGACATCACCCTTCAGCTGCTGGCGCGGCGCGGCTTCGACCTTCCCGAGTCGGTGATCGAACGCGATTGGTCGGAGCCCTACCGGCCCAGCACCGAGGTGGAGCAGGCCTGGGCGGATATCTATCGCGATGTCGGGCGTCACTGGGAACTCTATGAGCTGGCCGAGAAACTCGTCGATACCGAGTACCATTTCCAGCAGTGGCGCTTCAGCCACTTGAAGACCGTGGAGCGCATCATCGGCCAGAAACCCGGTACCGGCGGCACCGGCGGGGCCTCGTATCTCGCCAAGGCGCTGGACCTGCAGTTCTTCCCCGAGCTGTGGTCGGTGCGCACCACCCTCGAGGAGGGCGCCTCGTGA
- a CDS encoding TRAP transporter small permease subunit, with translation MAMAHSHPLTQRAGLVGSYIRLMNLLSRASAYLAAVMFVAGVAVICQMVFIRYVLGMSTSWQTEFTVFSVTGAMLMGSPYVLMTGGHVAITILPDALGGVARKIMRLVAALCGLAFCAALAYASWVYVIEAYQFNWRTGTVWNPLLWPGLLPMALGTSLLTLQYVAEILRGEE, from the coding sequence ATGGCCATGGCCCACTCTCATCCCCTGACTCAACGAGCCGGCCTCGTCGGCAGCTACATCCGCTTGATGAACCTCCTGTCCCGCGCCAGCGCCTACCTGGCAGCCGTGATGTTCGTCGCTGGCGTGGCGGTGATCTGCCAGATGGTCTTCATCCGTTACGTGCTCGGCATGAGCACCAGCTGGCAGACCGAGTTCACGGTCTTTTCGGTGACCGGCGCCATGTTGATGGGTAGCCCCTACGTACTGATGACCGGCGGCCACGTGGCGATCACGATCCTGCCCGACGCCTTGGGCGGAGTGGCACGCAAGATCATGCGCCTGGTCGCCGCCCTGTGCGGGCTCGCCTTCTGCGCGGCGCTGGCCTACGCCTCCTGGGTCTACGTGATCGAGGCGTACCAGTTCAACTGGCGCACCGGCACCGTATGGAACCCGCTGCTGTGGCCGGGACTGCTGCCGATGGCGCTGGGCACCAGCCTGCTCACGCTGCAGTACGTGGCCGAAATCCTGCGC
- a CDS encoding aminotransferase class V-fold PLP-dependent enzyme produces MSDTITHNLYKQLGYITEGQGRARPVILSEGGNFPTDGYIAQGFCRFGGFEHRVVPEGEPLDAYLDERVAAVVLSHVHYRTGRLRDMAAITRQVHASGAEVVWDLAHSAGALPVNLAACGVRYAVGCTYKYLNGGPGAPAFLYVRRDCQNRGWQPLSGWLGHAAPFAFEADYAPAPGISQFRTGTHSPLAFAALEASLTLWQEVDLAALRHKSQRLIDLFRESLSDCLDEHGISDITPPEAQRGSQVGLVVSNHGSSNAPNPGYAIVQALIERGVIGDYREPGLMRFGFAPLYLSHEDVWQAARHLREVLAEGEYLAPRFQQRGAVT; encoded by the coding sequence GTGAGCGACACCATCACCCACAACCTCTACAAGCAGCTGGGCTATATCACCGAGGGACAGGGACGGGCGCGGCCAGTGATCCTCAGTGAAGGGGGCAACTTTCCCACCGACGGCTACATCGCCCAGGGCTTCTGTCGCTTCGGCGGCTTCGAGCATCGGGTCGTGCCGGAAGGCGAGCCGCTGGATGCCTATCTCGACGAGCGGGTGGCGGCGGTGGTGCTCAGCCACGTGCACTATCGCACCGGGCGCCTGCGCGACATGGCGGCGATCACCAGGCAGGTCCATGCCAGCGGCGCCGAGGTCGTCTGGGACCTGGCCCACTCGGCCGGTGCCCTGCCGGTGAACCTCGCCGCCTGCGGCGTGCGCTACGCGGTGGGCTGTACCTACAAATATCTCAATGGCGGCCCCGGCGCGCCGGCCTTTCTCTACGTGCGGCGTGACTGTCAGAACCGGGGCTGGCAGCCTCTTTCGGGCTGGCTGGGGCACGCGGCACCATTCGCTTTCGAAGCCGACTACGCGCCGGCGCCAGGCATCTCGCAATTCCGCACCGGTACCCATTCGCCCCTCGCCTTCGCGGCGCTGGAAGCATCGCTGACCCTGTGGCAGGAGGTGGATCTCGCTGCGCTACGCCACAAGAGCCAACGCTTGATTGATCTGTTTCGCGAGTCGCTGAGTGACTGCCTGGACGAGCATGGCATCAGTGACATCACGCCGCCGGAGGCTCAGCGCGGCAGCCAGGTAGGGTTGGTGGTGTCGAACCATGGCTCTTCCAACGCCCCGAACCCTGGCTATGCCATCGTCCAGGCGCTGATAGAGCGCGGCGTGATCGGCGACTACCGCGAGCCGGGACTGATGCGCTTCGGCTTCGCGCCGCTCTACCTGAGCCATGAGGACGTCTGGCAGGCGGCGCGGCATCTGCGTGAGGTGCTTGCCGAA
- a CDS encoding copper resistance CopC family protein, producing the protein MSQPLWAHAHLIDQVPVEGESVEVSPERFELRFDAPLRITQFEVSGPEGGVELSDAPVGEMGKHHEARPANVLAPGEYRVIWRGLAGDGHTMSGDYRFSVQE; encoded by the coding sequence ATGAGCCAGCCGCTCTGGGCCCATGCCCATCTGATCGATCAGGTGCCGGTGGAAGGCGAAAGTGTCGAGGTATCGCCGGAGCGCTTCGAGCTCCGCTTCGATGCGCCGCTGCGGATCACCCAGTTCGAGGTCTCCGGCCCAGAAGGGGGAGTCGAGCTGAGCGATGCGCCCGTCGGTGAGATGGGAAAACACCATGAGGCGCGGCCGGCCAATGTCTTGGCTCCGGGCGAGTATCGGGTGATCTGGCGCGGCCTTGCCGGGGACGGCCATACCATGTCGGGAGACTACCGCTTCTCGGTGCAGGAGTGA
- a CDS encoding GntR family transcriptional regulator — translation MADTKRSDIKRSNAQRLRDSLENDIINGRRVPGERLDPEALGREFNVSRTPVREAIQQLVASGLVTVKSKKGTFVARVGIDQLIEMFEVMAELEGMCGRLAARRISEEELAELRGALERCEAAALAGDTDEYYYENEAFHDCIYRASHNGFLLGEARQLKQRLKPYRRLQLQVRQRMHSSLREHRAVVAAIEAGDPAAAEHALRDHVLIQGERFSDFVASIREFERPVSATG, via the coding sequence ATGGCCGATACCAAGCGCTCCGATATCAAGCGCTCCAACGCACAGCGCCTGCGGGATTCGCTGGAGAACGACATCATTAATGGCCGCCGGGTGCCGGGCGAGCGGCTCGACCCCGAAGCGCTGGGTCGCGAGTTCAATGTGTCGCGTACCCCGGTGCGCGAGGCGATCCAGCAGTTGGTAGCCAGCGGGTTGGTCACGGTCAAGTCGAAGAAAGGCACCTTCGTGGCGCGGGTGGGCATCGATCAGCTGATCGAGATGTTCGAGGTCATGGCGGAACTCGAAGGCATGTGCGGGCGGCTGGCGGCGCGGCGCATCAGCGAGGAGGAGCTGGCCGAGCTGCGCGGGGCGCTGGAGCGCTGCGAAGCCGCTGCCCTGGCTGGTGACACCGATGAGTACTACTACGAGAACGAAGCCTTCCACGACTGCATCTACCGGGCCAGTCACAACGGCTTTTTGCTCGGCGAGGCGCGCCAGCTCAAGCAGCGGCTCAAGCCCTATCGTCGCCTGCAGCTGCAGGTTCGCCAGCGCATGCACAGTTCGCTGCGCGAGCATCGGGCCGTGGTGGCGGCCATCGAAGCGGGCGACCCGGCCGCGGCGGAGCATGCCCTGCGCGATCACGTGCTGATCCAGGGCGAGCGCTTCAGCGACTTCGTGGCCAGCATCCGTGAGTTCGAACGGCCGGTTTCCGCAACCGGCTAG
- the dctP gene encoding TRAP transporter substrate-binding protein DctP, whose protein sequence is MQRQTLTALAVALGLSLALSATASANTVLRASHQFPGGQGDVRDEMVQMMARQVAESDVGLEIQVYPGQSLFKANEQWGALVRGRLDITALPLDYASGRHPEFSATLMPGLVRNHEHAQRLNQSEYMDMIKQVIQDNGARVLADAWLSGGFASSEQCITSPDTVRGQNIRAAGPAFEQMLQAAGASIASMPSSEVYTAMQTGVLDAANTSSMSFISFRLYEQVECLTEPGDFALWFMYEPILISEQVWQGLNEEQQTALMEAGKAAEEFFAAEAAAIDQEMVQVYEENGIEVVRMSEEDYNAWLEIARETSYKNFAENVPNGQAIIDAALAVE, encoded by the coding sequence ATGCAACGCCAAACCCTAACCGCCCTGGCCGTGGCTCTCGGTCTGTCCCTCGCCTTGAGCGCCACCGCATCCGCCAATACCGTGCTGCGCGCCTCGCATCAGTTCCCCGGTGGCCAGGGCGACGTGCGCGATGAAATGGTGCAGATGATGGCCCGCCAGGTGGCCGAATCCGACGTCGGGCTCGAGATCCAGGTATATCCCGGTCAATCGCTGTTCAAGGCCAACGAGCAGTGGGGCGCGCTGGTGCGCGGCCGCCTCGACATCACCGCCCTGCCGCTGGATTACGCCAGCGGTCGCCATCCGGAGTTCTCCGCCACCCTGATGCCGGGCCTGGTGCGCAATCACGAGCATGCCCAGCGGCTCAACCAGTCCGAGTACATGGACATGATCAAGCAGGTGATCCAGGACAACGGCGCGCGGGTGCTGGCCGATGCTTGGCTCTCCGGCGGCTTCGCCTCCAGCGAACAGTGCATCACCTCGCCCGATACCGTGCGCGGCCAGAACATCCGTGCCGCCGGCCCGGCTTTCGAGCAGATGCTGCAGGCCGCCGGGGCCTCCATCGCCTCGATGCCCTCCTCGGAGGTCTACACCGCCATGCAGACCGGGGTGCTGGATGCCGCCAACACCTCGTCGATGTCGTTCATCTCCTTCCGCCTCTATGAACAGGTGGAGTGCCTGACCGAACCGGGCGATTTCGCGCTGTGGTTCATGTATGAACCGATCCTGATCTCGGAGCAGGTCTGGCAGGGCCTCAACGAAGAGCAGCAGACCGCCCTGATGGAAGCCGGCAAGGCTGCCGAGGAGTTCTTCGCCGCCGAGGCCGCCGCCATCGATCAGGAAATGGTCCAGGTCTACGAGGAGAACGGCATCGAGGTGGTGCGCATGAGCGAGGAGGACTACAACGCCTGGCTCGAGATCGCCCGCGAGACCTCCTACAAGAACTTCGCCGAAAACGTGCCCAACGGCCAGGCCATCATCGACGCGGCCCTCGCGGTCGAGTGA
- the kynB gene encoding arylformamidase, translating into MSRLHDISQPLRPGMPVWPGDTAFAREPSWVLGEHCPVNVSRLTLSTHTGSHADAPSHYAADGQPIDEVDLSRYIGPCVVLDMRHAVPTVRPEHLLPVLPKSVERVLLRTWARFPHDEWRSDFTTLAPESIDLLAERGARLIGVDAPSLDPEVDSALLAHHRVRHHGMAILEGLVLDAVPPGHYELVALPLKLAGADAAPVRAILRELEG; encoded by the coding sequence GTGAGCCGGCTCCATGACATCTCCCAGCCGCTGCGCCCCGGCATGCCGGTGTGGCCGGGCGATACGGCCTTCGCCCGCGAGCCGAGCTGGGTGCTCGGTGAGCACTGTCCGGTCAACGTCTCGCGCCTGACGCTCTCCACCCACACCGGCAGCCATGCCGACGCGCCGAGCCACTACGCGGCCGACGGCCAGCCGATCGATGAGGTGGACCTGTCCCGCTACATTGGCCCCTGCGTGGTGCTGGACATGCGCCATGCGGTACCGACGGTACGTCCCGAGCACCTGCTGCCCGTGTTGCCGAAAAGCGTCGAACGGGTGCTGCTACGTACCTGGGCGCGCTTCCCTCACGACGAGTGGCGCAGCGACTTCACCACTCTCGCGCCGGAGAGCATCGACCTGTTGGCCGAGCGTGGTGCCAGGCTGATCGGCGTGGATGCGCCTTCGCTCGATCCCGAAGTGGACAGTGCACTGCTAGCGCACCATCGGGTGCGGCACCACGGCATGGCGATCCTCGAAGGGCTGGTGCTGGACGCGGTACCGCCGGGCCATTACGAGCTGGTCGCCCTGCCGCTGAAACTGGCCGGGGCCGATGCCGCGCCGGTGCGCGCCATTCTGCGCGAGCTGGAAGGCTAG
- a CDS encoding protein adenylyltransferase SelO, with the protein MFPAFTLRYSRLPERFYERFEPVPVREPRLIAFNRPLAEALGFDLAAFDAEEAAVWFSGNVVPRGAEPLAQAYAGHQFGGFVPRLGDGRAVLLGEVTDRDGRLRDIQLKGAGRTPFSRGGDGRAPLGPVLREYLVSEAMHAMGIPSTRALAAVTTGEHVVRGIPEPGAILTRVAASHIRVGTFQYFAARGDIDGVRELADHAIERHYPELTKRKGGERYLGLLESVQARQAALIAKWMGVGFIHGVMNTDNTSISGETIDFGPCAFMEQYDPQMVFSSIDEGGRYAYANQPWIAQWNLARLAETLLPLIDDDTDRAIELATELLQRFPERYEEEWLAVMRAKLGLERAQPGDKALAEALLAIMHRGRADFTLTFRRLADAAENREAEASLIALFERPEEIAGWLEDWRQRLAQDLWTEDERARRMRLANPAFIPRNHRVQQALTAAMDENDYGPFETLLEVITHPFDDQPGREEYTRPAEPTERVFRTFCGT; encoded by the coding sequence ATGTTTCCCGCTTTTACCCTTCGCTATTCCCGCCTGCCGGAGCGCTTCTACGAGCGCTTCGAGCCGGTGCCCGTGCGCGAACCACGGCTGATCGCCTTCAACCGGCCGTTGGCGGAAGCGCTTGGTTTCGATCTGGCCGCCTTCGACGCCGAAGAAGCGGCGGTATGGTTTTCCGGCAATGTCGTGCCGCGCGGCGCGGAGCCGCTGGCCCAGGCCTATGCCGGGCACCAGTTCGGTGGCTTCGTGCCGCGACTGGGCGACGGCCGTGCGGTACTGCTGGGCGAGGTGACCGACCGCGACGGTCGGCTGCGCGACATTCAGCTCAAGGGCGCCGGGCGCACGCCGTTCTCCCGCGGCGGAGACGGGCGTGCGCCGCTGGGCCCGGTGCTACGCGAGTACCTGGTCAGCGAGGCGATGCATGCCATGGGCATTCCCTCTACCCGGGCGCTCGCCGCAGTGACCACCGGCGAACACGTGGTGCGCGGCATTCCCGAACCGGGCGCCATTCTCACCCGGGTGGCGGCCAGCCATATTCGCGTCGGTACCTTCCAGTACTTCGCCGCCCGCGGCGACATCGACGGCGTGCGCGAGTTGGCCGATCACGCCATCGAACGGCACTATCCGGAACTCACGAAACGCAAGGGTGGCGAGCGCTACCTGGGGCTGCTGGAGTCGGTGCAGGCACGCCAGGCGGCGCTGATCGCCAAGTGGATGGGTGTCGGCTTCATTCACGGCGTGATGAATACCGACAATACCTCGATCTCGGGCGAGACCATCGACTTCGGTCCCTGTGCCTTCATGGAGCAGTACGACCCGCAGATGGTGTTCAGCTCCATCGATGAAGGCGGTCGCTACGCCTACGCCAACCAGCCGTGGATTGCCCAGTGGAACCTGGCGCGGCTGGCCGAAACCCTGCTGCCGCTGATCGACGACGACACCGACCGGGCAATCGAGCTTGCCACCGAGCTGCTGCAGCGTTTTCCGGAGCGCTACGAAGAGGAGTGGCTCGCGGTGATGCGGGCCAAGCTCGGCCTGGAGCGGGCACAGCCCGGCGACAAGGCGCTGGCCGAGGCGCTGCTGGCGATCATGCACCGGGGGCGTGCCGACTTCACCCTGACCTTCCGCCGCCTGGCGGACGCCGCCGAGAATCGTGAGGCCGAAGCCTCGCTGATCGCGCTGTTCGAACGCCCGGAGGAGATCGCTGGCTGGCTAGAGGATTGGCGCCAACGCCTGGCCCAGGATCTGTGGACCGAAGACGAACGGGCGCGGCGAATGCGCCTGGCCAACCCGGCCTTCATCCCGCGCAACCACCGCGTACAGCAGGCGCTCACCGCGGCCATGGACGAGAACGACTACGGCCCCTTCGAGACGCTGCTCGAAGTCATCACCCATCCCTTCGACGACCAGCCCGGACGCGAGGAGTACACGCGACCGGCCGAGCCCACCGAGCGGGTGTTCCGTACTTTCTGCGGGACCTGA
- a CDS encoding CopD family protein: MRQGVGLVGAALALLAFAQVGHTRGDFRLGGLLMLHLLVAAFWLAALSPLYRLAGEQHRGTPPVRLLRRFGRLGLVLIPLLLLAGGGLAIWLVEGRPASLLGSAYGQVLMLKLGLVVLLLALGAFNKWRLVPAIERGVPGAKHRLRRSIATEGVLMGLLLLTVALLLTTGAPRG; encoded by the coding sequence GTGCGCCAAGGGGTCGGCTTGGTCGGTGCGGCCCTGGCGCTGCTGGCCTTCGCCCAGGTGGGGCATACCCGCGGCGACTTCCGCCTGGGCGGCCTGCTGATGCTTCATCTACTCGTCGCGGCTTTCTGGCTGGCCGCCCTGTCGCCGCTGTATCGCCTGGCCGGCGAGCAGCATCGCGGCACGCCTCCGGTGCGGTTGCTGCGCCGTTTCGGGCGCCTCGGGCTGGTATTGATCCCCCTGCTGCTGCTCGCCGGGGGCGGCCTGGCGATCTGGCTGGTGGAGGGGCGTCCCGCCTCCCTGCTGGGCTCCGCCTATGGCCAGGTACTGATGCTGAAACTAGGGCTGGTGGTCCTGCTGCTCGCGCTGGGCGCGTTCAACAAGTGGCGCCTGGTCCCGGCCATCGAGCGCGGTGTGCCGGGGGCCAAGCACCGGCTGCGCCGCAGCATCGCCACCGAGGGCGTGCTGATGGGGCTGTTGCTGCTCACGGTGGCGCTACTGTTGACGACGGGGGCACCCCGCGGATAG